The Pseudochaenichthys georgianus chromosome 24, fPseGeo1.2, whole genome shotgun sequence genome includes a region encoding these proteins:
- the ptger2b gene encoding prostaglandin E receptor 2b subtype EP2, with protein MANSFSNHSQCHETVDVEFGQPITSALMFAGGVVGNIVALVLLEVRRRRTSPSLYHILVTALLMTDLLGSFSLSPVVLTAYARGKTLVGMNAGKELCAYFGFSMTFLSLSTLSIVSVIALERYLSIGHPYFYERHLSKLHGYITVALVYLGSILFCVAPFLGFGDYVQYCPGTWCFLEMSQTNKGKDQVYIGLYASFILIVITSTVVCNISVIFHLVVMQRKRKARRSREYARSRYRRSLSMSEEVEHLLPLAIITVVFIFCTFPLVFRVYINFTSSHTDTSHADLRALRLLSFHSIINPWVFIIPSIVRIIWRKSHKPQKSSMTWGKTHASVTGGSPAVQSQHRLNEWDSGHGRGKDTQSF; from the exons ATGGCAAATTCTTTTTCAAATCATTCCCAATGCCACGAGACGGTGGACGTGGAGTTCGGGCAGCCCATCACCTCTGCGCTGATGTTCGCTGGCGGTGTCGTAGGTAACATCGTGgcgctggtgctgctggaggtCCGGCGCAGGAGGACCAGCCCGTCCCTGTACCACATCCTGGTGACGGCGCTCCTCATGACCGACCTGCTGGGCTCCTTCTCTCTCAGCCCTGTTGTTCTCACAGCCTATGCCCGGGGGAAGACTCTGGTGGGGATGAATGCCGGCAAAGAGCTGTGCGCCTACTTTGGCTTCAGCATGACTTTCCTGAGCCTCTCCACGCTCTCCATTGTGAGCGTAATAGCACTGGAGCGCTACCTCTCCATTGGTCACCCTTATTTTTACGAGAGGCACCTGAGCAAACTCCACGGTTACATCACTGTGGCTCTCGTCTACCTGGGCAGCATCCTGTTCTGCGTCGCTCCTTTTCTGGGTTTTGGAGATTACGTACAGTACTGCCCGGGGACATGGTGCTTCCTGGAGATGAGCCAAACGAATAAAGGAAAGGATCAAGTGTACATCGGGTTGTATGCGTCTTTCATCCTCATCGTGATCACCAGCACGGTGGTGTGCAACATATCTGTCATATTCCACTTGGTGGTGATGCAAAGGAAGCGCAAAGCGCGCCGGAGTAGAGAGTACGCGCGCTCCCGGTACCGCAGGTCTCTCTCCATGTCAGAGGAAGTGGAGCATCTATTGCCGCTGGCTATTATCACTGTGGTCTTCATCTTCTGCACCTTCCCGTTGGTG TTTAGAGTGTACATAAACTTCACCAGCAGCCACACTGACACAAGCCATGCTGACCTCCGTGCCCTCCGTCTCCTGTCCTTCCACTCCATCATCAATCCCTGGGTCTTCATCATCCCCTCCATTGTGAGGATCATCTGGAGGAAGTCGCACAAACCGCAAAAGTCCTCGATGACCTGGGGGAAGACCCATGCCTCAGTGACCGGGGGGAGCCCTGCTGTGCAGTCCCAGCACCGCCTAAACGAGTGGGACAGTGGGCACGGACGTGGAAAAGACACACAAAGCTTCTGA